One Oncorhynchus keta strain PuntledgeMale-10-30-2019 chromosome 23, Oket_V2, whole genome shotgun sequence DNA segment encodes these proteins:
- the LOC127910998 gene encoding uncharacterized protein LOC127910998, which translates to MTFSSFELLVMKSMQPTQSLFIATVYRPPGPYTAFLTEFPEFLSDLVVIADNILIFGDFNIHMEKSTDPLQKAFGAIIDSVGFVQHVSGPTHCHSHTLDLVLSHGINVVDLNVFPHNPGLSDHHFITFAIATNNLLRPQPRNIKSRAINSQTTQRFLDALPDSLCLPKDARGQKSVNHLTEDLNLTLRNTLDAVAPLKTKKMSHKKLAPWYTENTRALKQASRKLERKWRHTKLEVFRLAWKDGTVQYRRALTAARSSYFSNLIEENKNNPKFLFDTVAKLTKKQHSPREDDFHFSSDKFMNFFEEKIMIIRKQITDSSLNLRIPPNLSCPESAQLCQDLGSRETLKCFSTISLDTMMKIIMASKPSSCILDPIPTKLLKELLPVLGPPMLNIINGSLSTGCVPNSLKVAVIKPLLKKPNLDPENIKTIGLYRIFHSSQRF; encoded by the coding sequence atgacgttttcgtcttttgagcttctagtcatgaaatctatgcagcctactcaatcactttttatagctactgtttacaggcctcctgggccatatacagcgtttctcactgagttccctgaattcctatcagaccttgtagtcattgcagataatattctaatctttggtgactttaatattcacatggaaaagtccacagacccactccaaaaggcttttggagccatcatcgactcagtgggttttgtccaacatgtctctggacccactcactgtcacagtcatacgctggacctagttttgtcccatggaataaatgttgtggatcttaatgtttttcctcataatcctggactatcggaccaccattttattacgtttgcaattgcaacaaataatctgctcagaccccaaccaaggaacatcaaaagtcgtgctataaattcacagacaacacaaagattccttgatgcccttccagactccctctgcctacccaaggacgccagaggacaaaaatccgttaaccacctaactgaggatctcaatttaaccttgcgcaataccctagatgcagttgcacccctaaaaactaaaaaaatgtctcataagaaactagctccctggtacacagaaaatacccgagctctgaagcaagcttccagaaaattggaacggaaatggcgccacaccaaactggaagtcttccgactagcttggaaggacggtaccgtgcagtaccgaagagcccttactgctgctcgatcgtcctatttttctaacttaattgaggaaaataagaacaatccgaaattcctttttgatactgtggcaaagctaactaaaaagcagcattccccaagagaggatgactttcactttagcagtgataaattcatgaacttctttgaggaaaagattatgattattagaaagcaaattacggactcctctttaaacctgcgtattcctccaaacctcagttgtcctgagtctgcacaactctgccaggacctaggatcaagagagacgctcaagtgttttagtactatatctcttgacacaatgatgaaaataatcatggcctctaaaccttcaagctgtatactggaccctattccaactaaactactgaaagagctgcttcctgtgcttggccctcctatgttgaacataataaacggctctctatccactggatgtgtaccaaactcactaaaagtggcagtaataaagcctctcttgaaaaagccaaaccttgacccagaaaatataaaaactatcggcctatatcgaatcttccattcctctcaaagattttag